Proteins from one Plasmodium cynomolgi strain B DNA, chromosome 10, whole genome shotgun sequence genomic window:
- a CDS encoding hypothetical protein (putative) — MLENEDTPSDVTSEKSEVTASEGEIKKEKMKKKESHKGCRDSCYHAKKRRKDYIQSANFEECLKKKGLILDIYDWIVSTNSEEDMKISISSWAYKNCKIIDMLKKRCSEGKNRTSGKKGGRKIPPFCHRCFIKKSFDNPNFGNPQCCKELPIKRPIQNGEHLTICLKRIIKKCRKIFGRSKKGITNVCFVFKYKIRMDGRDRCVYLVNFPLCNIQKDKIFHNINNEKSLLFLFNKKILKSVRGVSDYSSFVFPFNNAKGCQRALKLKKKMVHFVSQSEGVRGVKRADITLGSIQGESPSEDRQRSLIGESPTEVCHQRGSTATTTTTTPPVDGAPKEDDLSEKRGTKEETEPIGIITPFRKHKKKDIIFHMHLFELFIRLIFENTKTYFTFFINELTHDGEFYKNVYYLNLSKIVNVRVNQRGKKNTAQGRDNISELHNLMKQNDECKHVISERDNTIRMLQNE, encoded by the exons ATGTTGGAAAACGAGGATACGCCCAGTGATGTTACTAGCGAAAAAAGCGAAGTAACAGCATCGGAGGGAGAaataaagaaggagaagatgaagaagaaagaatCGCACAAAGGTTGCCGTGACTCATGTTATCACGCGAAGAAAAGACGGAAGGACTACATTCAAAGCGCCAATTTTGAggaatgcttaaaaaaaaaaggactcaTTTTGGATATATACGATTGGATTGTTAGCACGAATAGTGAAGAAG ATATGAAAATATCAATTTCGTCATGGGCTTACAAAAACTGTAAAATAATCgatatgctaaaaaaaagatgtagTGAGGGTAAAAATCGCACAAGTGGAAAGAAAGGGGGTAGGAAgatcccccccttttgccacagatgttttataaaaaaatcttttgaCAACCCCAATTTTGGGAATCCCCAATGCTGCAAGGAATTGCCCATAAAAAGGCCTATACAAAATGGCGAACATTTAACCATATGCCTTAAACGTATAATAAAGAAgtgcagaaaaatttttggtAGGTCAAAGAAGGGAATCACTAATGTGtgctttgtttttaaatacaaaattagAATGGACGGTCGGGACAGGTGTGTGTACTTAGttaattttcccctttgcaaCATTCAgaaggataaaattttccacaACATTAATAATGAAAAGTCTTTGCTATTTTTGTTCAATAAAAAGATTTTAAAATCGGTGAGAGGTGTTAGTGATTACTCCAGTTTTGTGTTTCCCTTTAATAACGCGAAGGGGTGTCAGAGGGCCCtcaaattgaagaagaaaatggtTCATTTTGTGAGTCAGAGCGAAGGGGTGAGAGGTGTAAAGAGAGCCGACATTACGCTGGGAAGCATACAGGGTGAGAGCCCATCGGAGGATAGGCAAAGAAGTCTAATTGGCGAAAGTCCAACAGAAGTGTGCCACCAACGTGGGAGTACTGccactactactactactacccCCCCTGTGGATGGAGCCCCAAAAGAGGACGATCTATCTGAGAAACGTGGCACGAAGGAAGAAACAGAACCTATAGGGATAATAACTCCATTTaggaagcataaaaaaaaggacatcaTCTTCCACATGCATCTTTTCGAATTGTTCATTAGACTTATATTTGAAAACACGAAAActtattttacctttttcatcAACGAGTTGACGCACGATGGGGAATtctataaaaatgtgtactaCTTGAATTTGAGCAAAATTGTTAACGTGAGAGTGAATcaaagaggaaagaaaaacacagCACAAGGGAGAGACAACATCAGTGAGCTACACAATCTGATGAAACAGAATGACGAGTGCAAACATGTGATAAGCGAAAGAGATAACACTATACGGATGTTACAAAATgag
- a CDS encoding hypothetical protein (putative), producing MIWFSRQRLGGGVGRRLCMPIYSGSSDSAFKDKYFVLKKINHKYENVLLFGDVKKLRDTAVELIKGISSSEDNRNEGYANLKIKRYISSEEKKARELEDDMEGDPDSAADNNHLMYSNADVVQNAPSKDRNPKMAKKLSFWQIYSMRVKKSLHLLRPNDFSLILQSFHLYNKDTGVYVSSVKHIEGQIPEMNGVSFCEIEKNNYNDFFKKMMNYLPNVMYELNVRDMNNILSCFHNLELSDTRICDIFYQKILSNLNRVEDTFTLSSLCYIFYKYNFENQYFFECLKRRGLLLLDNFDAGQFYKFVFSLHNKNICLKEIVDKKKNDVLAFLSDYNDEQRLFMGEIFGIK from the exons ATGATCTGGTTCAGTCGGCAGCGACTGGGTGGAGGAGTCGGAAGACGGTTGTGCATGCCAATTTACAGTGGAAGTAGCGACAGCGCTTTTaaggataaatattttgttttaaaaaaaataaatcataaGTATGAAAATGTTTTACTCTTTGGGGACGTTAAAAAGTTAAGGGACACAGCAGTGGAGCTTATAAAAGGTATCTCCTCATCAGAAGATAACAGGAACGAGGGGTatgcaaatttgaaaataaaaagatatataagtagtgaggagaagaaggcgaGAGAGTTGGAGGATGACATGGAAGGGGACCCTGACAGTGCTGCGGATAATAATCACTTAATGTACAGCAATGCAGATGTTGTACAAAATGCCCCTTCCAAGGATAGGAACCCCAAAATGGCGAAGAAATTGTCCTTTTGGCAGATATACAGTATGCGGGTTAAAAAAAGTCTCCACCTGCTTCGCCCTAACGATTTTTCCCTAATTCTTCAGTCTTTTCATTTGTACAACAAGGACACAG GGGTTTACGTGTCAAGCGTGAAACATATTGAGGGACAAATTCCAGAGATGAATGGAGTTTCCTTT tgcgagattgaaaaaaataattataacgatttttttaaaaaaatgatgaattacTTGCCAAATGTTATGTACGAACTGAATGTACGAGACATGAACAACATCCTGAGTTGTTTCCACAATTTAGAATTAAGTGACACAAGAATATgtgacattttttatcagaaaattttatcaaatttgaACAGAGTGGAAGACACATTCACGTTGTCATCTCtgtgttacattttttacaaatacaattttgaaaaccAGTATTTTTTTGAGTGCCTCAAAAGACGGGGGTTACTTTTGCTGGACAATTTTGACGCGGGGCagttttacaaatttgtCTTTTCGTTACATAATAAGAATATTTGTTTGAAAGAAATAGtggataaaaagaaaaatgacgTGCTCGCTTTTTTGTCTGACTATAATGATGAGCAGAGATTATTTATGGGTGAAATTTTTGGTATAAAATGA
- a CDS encoding hypothetical protein (putative) — protein MENAPSSNPYSILNVEPNCNIETAKRQFKKLAIIYHPDKLKYHLNRERKGVEGNAENGTNASIAVGITPISEQNEGDKKADKNTAKKDNVDFVTLVWAYEQILRDIQHGSKSEKYENALNIKKVDLQYISEENAYIYFCRCGDFFLFSENLYCEYYIIYACQSCSCSVYLTP, from the coding sequence atggaaaatgcgCCAAGCAGTAACCCCTATTCCATTTTGAACGTAGAACCAAATTGCAACATAGAAACTGCGAAGAggcaatttaaaaagttggcTATAATTTACCACCCAGATAAGCTGAAGTATCACCTAAATAGGGAACGCAAGGGGGTGGAGGGGAATGCAGAAAATGGGACCAATGCAAGCATTGCTGTGGGAATTACCCCAATAAGTGAACAAAACGAAGGGGATAAAAAAGCGGACAAAAATACCGCCAAAAAAGACAATGTCGACTTCGTCACCCTGGTTTGGgcatatgaacaaattttgaGAGACATCCAACATGGCAGCAAATCCGAAAAGTACGAAAACGCCCTAAACATCAAAAAGGTGGACCTGCAATATATTAGCGAGGAAAATGCCTACATTTACTTTTGTCGGTGCGGGgacttttttctgttctcgGAAAATTTATATTGCGAGTATTACATTATCTATGCATGTCAGAGTTGTTCCTGCTCGGTTTATCTAACTCCCTAA